The Armatimonadota bacterium region ACCGTGGACGGAGTGACTGAGAAGGGTCCCACATCGTGACGGAGTCGCGCTGCCTGAGCGCTGGAAAGCCCGCGTTGGGACCAGGTCGGCGCACGAGACCCCTGTGGGTACCGAGGCGTGTACAGAGCCGTCCGGCGTGTTGAAGTTTCACTCTGTTTCTGCGGGTTTACCATCTACAACCTCATCGCCTGATCGGGCCACAGCCTATGCCTGGCCGGTTCGCGACGCCGCTGCCCGCTACTTTTACGGCGCTGCAGCTGTCGGGGCGGCAATAGGCAATGGCAGTGCGTTTCGCGTCTGTTCAGCCTCTAGCTCTGAGAACACCCTGTTTTCATTTCGTTACTGAACCGACGGCGGTGCCGCGCCGCCCCGGTTTCACCGAGTTGTGGTGAAGTTCGAGATGAGCGGGATCGATACTCCCGCGGCGCGTGCGAATGCGGTTTTCGCCGTGCCACCCATCTCGGTGCAGATCTCTTAGCGGGTCCGGACGGCGAGGCAGAGCGGACCCTTGACTTGCCGCCCGGTTGTTGAGTATGCTTGTTTTGGCGCTCTCCACTTGAGAGTGCCAAAAACACAGGCGGCGGCGCTCTGCTGCGCTGCGTGCCCGAAACCCGAATTGAACAGTCTGCCAGGAGGAGATACGATGGCATTAAGGCCGCTTCGCGACAAAGTGGTGGTAAAGCCCAGCGAAGAAGAAGATAAGACCTCCGGCGGGATCTTTTTGCCCGACTCGGCAAAAAAGAAGCCGCAGGAAGGGAAAGTGGTAGCCGTAGGTACCGGCCGCGTGCTGGATGACGGCAAAGTGAAGAAGATTTCGGTGAAAAAGGGCGACACCGTGATCTACTCCAAGTATGGCGGCACCGAAATCACCGTGGAAGGTGAGGACCTGGTGCTTCTGGACGAGGATCAGATTTTCGCGATCGTAGAGCGCTAACTGCCGAACAGGCCGGAGGAACACAGATGGCTGCAAAACAGCTGAAGTTTGATGAGGAGGCTCGCCGCGCACTGGAGCGGGGCGCCAATACCGTGGCCAACGCCGTAAAGGTGACCCTTGGACCCAAGGGGCGCAACGTTGTTCTGGATAAGAAGTGGGGCTCACCCACCATTACCAAGGACGGCGTTACCGTGGCCAAAGAAGTAGAGCTGGAAGACCCGTACGAGAATATGGGCGCCCAGCTTGTCAAGGAGGTCGCCAGCAAGACCAACGACGTGGCTGGCGATGG contains the following coding sequences:
- the groES gene encoding co-chaperone GroES, which translates into the protein MALRPLRDKVVVKPSEEEDKTSGGIFLPDSAKKKPQEGKVVAVGTGRVLDDGKVKKISVKKGDTVIYSKYGGTEITVEGEDLVLLDEDQIFAIVER